The following are encoded in a window of Armatimonadota bacterium genomic DNA:
- the iolN gene encoding 3-dehydro-scyllo-inosose hydrolase, whose product MGKWELPPKGGHMDKRTGVYLQTMTMRDVEERLKHNDVLIVPLGSTEAHGPNAPLGEDIFLVTRMAEMVAERTGCTVSEPLWFGSHPYHHMGMPGTVIIPEDVFTAFVRAMIAGFWNMGFRKQILLNGHGHEYVIPTAIHQFAKRYRVPALIINLNWYHAVPDQFKLKADGGPYETPFIHADEVETSWCLSLFPELMKQEWAVDNTPFGFLPEGHVDKAGNLLRRPIHWYGHAGAGPIEVKAYPEGVVGRPSLAAAEKALPGVEALLDYLEKLVTDILQAFPPGQLPPVDLVTERDREELEAVLKGPAKGGKSIYTLAYPP is encoded by the coding sequence ATGGGCAAATGGGAGCTCCCGCCGAAAGGCGGCCACATGGACAAGCGCACGGGCGTCTACCTGCAGACCATGACCATGCGCGACGTGGAGGAGCGGCTGAAGCACAACGATGTGCTCATTGTCCCCCTGGGGTCTACCGAGGCCCACGGGCCCAACGCCCCTCTGGGCGAGGACATCTTCCTGGTGACGCGCATGGCTGAGATGGTGGCGGAGCGGACGGGCTGCACGGTTTCCGAGCCGCTGTGGTTCGGCTCGCACCCTTACCACCATATGGGTATGCCGGGCACGGTGATCATCCCCGAAGATGTCTTCACCGCCTTCGTCCGCGCCATGATCGCCGGCTTCTGGAACATGGGGTTCCGCAAGCAGATCCTGCTCAACGGCCACGGGCACGAGTACGTGATCCCCACGGCCATCCACCAGTTCGCCAAGCGCTACCGCGTGCCGGCGTTGATCATCAACCTGAACTGGTACCATGCGGTGCCGGACCAGTTCAAGCTGAAGGCAGACGGCGGGCCCTATGAAACCCCCTTCATCCACGCCGACGAGGTGGAGACCTCCTGGTGCCTGTCGCTGTTCCCGGAGCTGATGAAGCAGGAGTGGGCGGTGGACAACACCCCCTTCGGCTTCCTCCCCGAGGGGCACGTGGACAAGGCGGGAAACCTGCTGCGCCGTCCGATCCACTGGTACGGGCACGCCGGGGCCGGGCCCATCGAGGTGAAGGCCTACCCGGAGGGGGTGGTGGGCCGGCCCTCCCTGGCGGCGGCGGAGAAGGCGCTCCCCGGCGTGGAGGCTTTGCTGGACTACCTGGAGAAGCTGGTCACCGACATTCTGCAGGCGTTCCCTCCAGGGCAGCTGCCACCGGTGGACCTGGTCACGGAGCGGGATCGGGAGGAGCTGGAGGCCGTGCTCAAGGGGCCGGCGAAGGGCGGGAAGAGCATCTACACCCTGGCCTACCCGCCGTGA
- a CDS encoding ABC transporter substrate-binding protein, protein MRKVFGLALALMLASLGGASAAPAGKVTVLCSPNPAWCDAVRVEFAKATGISVDFVRLSSGEALARLRAEGQNPSFDVWFGGTGDPHIVANETGLTEFYKPKAWDDLRPEFREAVAGKYIPLYAGILGWALNERLLKEKGLPVPRTWRDLADPRYRGLIAYPNPNTSGTGYTMLATIVQIYGEREAFELLKRIHRNVAEYTRSGAAPGQLAGRGEVAIGITFIHDAVDQVLKGFPITYNAPSDGTGYEIGGLSLVKATRNRANAIIFIDWALTPEAQKLAAEQGQSYQIPSNMKTPIPRVAPRFQDFKVIKYDFLKYGSAAVRDTLVKKWTTEIFPLPK, encoded by the coding sequence ATGAGGAAAGTCTTTGGGCTGGCGCTGGCGCTGATGCTGGCCTCTCTGGGCGGGGCCAGCGCTGCACCGGCGGGCAAGGTCACAGTGCTGTGCAGCCCAAACCCGGCGTGGTGCGATGCGGTTCGGGTGGAGTTCGCCAAGGCTACCGGCATCAGCGTGGACTTCGTCCGGCTGAGCTCGGGGGAGGCTCTGGCCCGGCTGCGCGCCGAAGGACAGAACCCGTCCTTTGATGTGTGGTTCGGCGGCACCGGCGACCCGCACATCGTGGCCAACGAGACGGGTCTCACCGAGTTCTACAAGCCCAAGGCCTGGGACGACCTGCGCCCCGAGTTCCGCGAGGCGGTGGCCGGGAAGTACATCCCGCTGTACGCCGGCATCCTGGGGTGGGCGCTCAATGAGCGGCTGCTGAAGGAGAAGGGCCTGCCCGTGCCGCGGACGTGGCGCGACCTGGCCGACCCCCGGTACCGGGGGCTCATCGCCTATCCCAACCCCAACACCTCGGGGACCGGATACACCATGCTGGCCACCATCGTCCAGATCTACGGCGAGCGGGAGGCCTTCGAGCTACTGAAGCGGATTCACCGCAACGTGGCCGAGTACACGCGCAGCGGAGCGGCGCCTGGACAGCTGGCCGGCCGCGGCGAGGTGGCCATCGGCATCACCTTCATCCACGACGCCGTGGACCAGGTGCTGAAGGGGTTCCCCATCACCTACAATGCACCCTCAGACGGCACGGGCTACGAGATCGGCGGGCTCAGCCTGGTGAAGGCAACCCGCAACCGGGCCAACGCCATCATCTTCATCGACTGGGCGCTGACCCCGGAGGCGCAGAAGCTGGCAGCGGAGCAGGGGCAATCCTACCAGATCCCGTCCAACATGAAGACCCCGATCCCGCGGGTGGCCCCGCGCTTCCAGGACTTCAAGGTGATCAAGTACGACTTCCTGAAGTACGGCAGTGCGGCCGTGCGGGACACTCTGGTGAAGAAGTGGACCACCGAGATCTTCCCGCTGCCGAAGTAG
- a CDS encoding ABC transporter ATP-binding protein: MSAGSGAAVAERLAHIRLRHVSKRFGETLAVDDVSLDVAEGSFTTLLGPSGCGKTTTLRMVAGFHRPDAGDIFLRDVRVTDIPPHRRNTAMVFQEYALFPHMTVAENVAYGLRMRRVPGPEARRRVAQVLELVGLGGQERKFPHQLSGGQQQRVALARALIVEPEVLLLDEPLSNLDAKLRVRVRTEIRQLQQRLGKTTLYVTHDQEEALAISDQIAVMHNGRILQVGSPTEIYFHPANRFVADFVGLANFVEGEVVDAHHVRVDSLVVTVARPISREGRVTLVVRPEMVRLLPVAAVQQPALRGRIAATAFLGSLTRYWVSSDGNEWVVDVPAPGHETLRGEVALLLPSERIHVLTE, encoded by the coding sequence ATGAGTGCGGGAAGCGGGGCAGCCGTGGCCGAGAGGCTGGCGCACATCAGGCTGCGCCACGTGAGCAAGCGGTTTGGCGAGACCCTGGCGGTGGATGACGTCTCCCTGGACGTGGCCGAGGGGAGCTTCACCACCTTGCTCGGTCCGTCCGGTTGCGGCAAGACCACCACGCTGCGCATGGTGGCGGGGTTCCACCGCCCTGATGCCGGCGACATCTTCCTGCGGGACGTGCGGGTGACCGACATCCCGCCGCACCGGCGCAACACGGCCATGGTCTTCCAGGAGTACGCCCTCTTCCCGCACATGACCGTGGCGGAGAACGTGGCCTACGGGCTGCGCATGCGGCGCGTGCCCGGCCCCGAGGCGCGGCGGCGGGTGGCCCAGGTGCTGGAGCTGGTGGGCCTTGGCGGACAGGAGCGAAAATTCCCGCACCAGCTCTCCGGAGGGCAGCAGCAGCGGGTGGCGCTGGCCCGGGCGCTGATCGTGGAGCCGGAGGTGCTGCTGCTGGACGAGCCCCTCTCCAACCTGGACGCCAAGCTGCGCGTCCGCGTGCGCACCGAGATCCGCCAGCTGCAGCAGCGGCTGGGGAAGACCACCCTTTACGTGACCCATGACCAGGAGGAGGCGCTGGCCATCTCCGACCAGATCGCGGTGATGCACAACGGGCGCATCCTCCAGGTGGGCAGCCCCACCGAGATCTACTTCCACCCGGCCAACCGCTTCGTGGCCGACTTTGTGGGCCTGGCCAACTTCGTCGAGGGGGAGGTGGTGGACGCGCACCACGTCCGCGTGGACAGCCTGGTGGTCACCGTGGCCCGGCCCATCTCCCGGGAGGGAAGGGTGACGCTGGTAGTAAGGCCGGAGATGGTCCGCCTGCTTCCTGTGGCGGCGGTGCAGCAGCCGGCGCTGCGCGGCCGCATTGCCGCCACCGCCTTCCTGGGCAGCCTCACCCGCTACTGGGTGAGCTCCGATGGGAACGAGTGGGTGGTGGACGTGCCGGCACCGGGGCACGAGACGCTGCGCGGGGAGGTGGCGCTGCTGCTGCCCAGCGAGCGCATTCACGTCCTGACGGAATGA
- a CDS encoding sugar phosphate isomerase/epimerase family protein, with protein MPLALVVSLEATAFDAVAMQDGWAALERVAALGYDGVELAVRDPEEVEGARLAERCAHLGLPVVALGTGQAYLHEGLALAAADGAVRRMARERLLQHVRLASVLNAVPGAPSAGVQVIVGLIRGRAGEARGQAERWLREGLRPVLEAAGEAGTGVVLEPVNRYESDWLNTLEETAAFIEQIGHPRLGLLADTFHMNIEERSIEESLRSVAGYLRHVHVADSNRRPPGLGHLDFRRILQVLREAGYHGYLSAETLPYPDTLGAARQTITYLRSLQADMQERRGIS; from the coding sequence ATGCCCCTGGCCCTGGTGGTCTCCCTGGAGGCCACCGCCTTCGACGCCGTGGCCATGCAGGACGGCTGGGCGGCGCTCGAACGCGTGGCCGCTCTGGGCTACGATGGAGTTGAGCTGGCCGTCCGCGACCCGGAGGAGGTGGAGGGGGCGCGACTGGCGGAACGGTGCGCGCACCTGGGGTTGCCGGTGGTGGCGCTGGGCACAGGGCAGGCCTACCTGCATGAGGGGCTGGCCCTGGCCGCGGCGGACGGGGCTGTGCGCCGTATGGCCCGGGAGCGGCTGCTGCAGCACGTGCGCCTGGCGTCTGTGCTCAACGCCGTCCCGGGTGCACCGTCTGCGGGCGTACAGGTGATCGTCGGGCTGATCCGGGGGCGGGCCGGGGAGGCCAGGGGGCAGGCGGAGCGGTGGCTGCGGGAGGGACTGCGCCCGGTGCTGGAGGCGGCGGGCGAGGCGGGAACAGGGGTGGTGCTGGAGCCGGTGAACCGCTACGAGAGTGACTGGCTGAACACGCTGGAGGAGACGGCGGCATTCATCGAGCAGATCGGACACCCCCGCCTGGGGCTGCTGGCGGACACCTTCCACATGAACATCGAGGAGAGATCCATTGAGGAGAGCCTGCGCAGCGTTGCCGGTTACCTGCGCCACGTGCACGTGGCCGACAGCAACCGCCGCCCCCCGGGGCTGGGCCATCTGGACTTCCGGCGGATTCTGCAGGTGTTGCGGGAGGCGGGCTACCATGGCTACCTCTCGGCAGAGACTCTCCCGTATCCCGATACTCTGGGGGCGGCGAGGCAGACGATAACCTACCTGCGATCGCTGCAGGCAGACATGCAGGAGAGGAGGGGGATCTCATGA